In Ochrobactrum sp. Marseille-Q0166, a single genomic region encodes these proteins:
- a CDS encoding CoA-binding protein, whose protein sequence is MQMSSDNEMRNILRSVRTIALIGASPKPERPSNGVMKFLLDRGYHVIPVNPGQVGKVIHGQTVVAVLADINEPIDMVDVFRASQSLPGIVDEIIALEHRPAVLWTQLGVVHEDAAKKAADAGVKVIMDRCPAIEYPRLIG, encoded by the coding sequence ATGCAGATGTCTTCAGATAACGAGATGCGCAATATTCTTCGGTCTGTCAGAACGATTGCATTAATTGGTGCATCACCAAAGCCGGAACGACCGAGCAACGGTGTCATGAAGTTTTTGCTGGATCGCGGCTATCACGTTATTCCGGTCAATCCGGGACAGGTGGGGAAAGTCATTCACGGGCAGACAGTTGTAGCAGTGCTGGCTGACATCAATGAGCCGATTGATATGGTGGATGTGTTTCGTGCGTCTCAGTCGTTGCCTGGCATTGTGGATGAAATTATCGCCTTAGAACACCGACCTGCGGTTCTCTGGACGCAGCTCGGCGTGGTGCATGAAGATGCTGCAAAAAAGGCAGCAGATGCAGGGGTAAAAGTGATCATGGATCGATGTCCAGCCATCGAATACCCGCGTCTTATCGGCTGA